From the genome of Myxococcales bacterium:
TGGGGTGGGTCGAGATCGCCTCGAACGTGGCGGGCGCCGACGTCTTCCTGGACAAAAAGGAAATCGGCGCCATCGGGCGTACCCCGTACACGGGGCACATCAAGCCAGGCAACCACACCGTGTGGGTCGAAAAAGCCGGTTACGGCACCGTGAAAAAAGAGATCGTCGTCGAGCCGGGAACGGCCACCACGCACATGATCGACCTCGAGAAACTTTCGGTGGGCTGGGTGGCGGTGGTGGGCAAAAAGAGCCGGGGGGGCAAACTTTACGTCGACGACAAACTGGCCTGTACGACGCCTTGCCAAGCCGAAGCCATGCCTGGGTCTCACCAGGTGAGGGTGGAGCTTGCCGGCATGGAGGACTACGAAGCCACGCTCGAGGTCAAACAGGCGGTGCAAACCCTGGTCGAGGTCCAGTGGAGCCCCGAGCCACCCCGCGGGCGCGCCTGGACCACGGCAGTCATCTCGGCGCTTTTCCTGGGAGGCGGCGTTTATGCGGGGCTGCAATCCCAGGATCGGGAAAAGGGCCTCAAGGACGACATCAAGGCCGGCGCGCTCATCGACAACAACGATCCCCGTGTCCAGGAGGGCAAGATCTGGGCGATTGGCGCGAACGTCGCCTTCGGCATCAGCGCCATCACCGGGATCATGTCCGTCTACAACTTCCTTCGTTCGGGCCCCCCCAGCCAGGGCGAGCTCGACGAAAAAAACATTGCCATCACGCCGGTGGGTCTGCCCGGGGGCGGCGGACTCTTCGCGACGGGGAGGTTTTGATCATGAACTGCTTTCAGCGTGTGCTGTTTTTTTGCCTGACCTTGGCCCCTGTGGTCTCTGGATGCGACTGGCGCAAACTCGACGAGGCCGTCGAGAACGCCCCCGTACGGAGCACCGAGGCTCCTTCCGATTATCTCGGCACGGACGTGGGCCGGCTCGTCGTGGCGTTGCCCCCGCCCGATGACAAACCCGAAGTGTCGGCACGGTTTTTGGTCGCCTCCGTGACCAAGGTGGCGGCAGCCCTCATCGACGTCGACCGCTTCGGAAAGACGACGGCCTATAACGTGCCGGATACGGTTTTGGCCCCGCTGGCGGGGCAACCTGCCACCGCGCTCGCCGCGGCGGCGCCCCGACCCGATGAAGGTGTGCCCTCGGTTCTCATCGGCACAGCGCGCTTCAAGGTGGCCGACATCCCGTTCGGAGGCGTCTTCCGCCTCTTGATTCAGCCAGGTCCCACGTTCCGCCTGGCCGACCAGCAGGTTCAGGCGCCTCTGACGTTGGCAGGTGACCCCGCGACAGGGGCAAAAGGCTTTGGTCGTGGGGTGGCGACCGGAAACGTTTCAGGGCTGCCGCAGTTCGAGGACTGGGTGATCCAGGCCGATTTTGGGGTGACCCTCGTCGAGGACGGGGCGCTCGCGGTGTTGACGCCTGCGAGCCGCTGTCTCGTTGCGCCCGACCTCAACCGGGCTTTGATCTACCAGCGTGGACTCAATCCGGCGATCGGTGACTTCATCCCCGAACTGCCCGGGGGCGAAATCGCGGTGGGCGTTCCTGCCGCCGCGGGGGCAGGTGCGGTGGTCCTGCTCTCCCGACAGCCGGCCGAGCTCGATTGCCCCCTGTCGATCTCCGTCCCGGGCCTGCCCACCTTCGGCTCGTCCGTGGCGGCGGGGTTCGTCAACGCCGACGCCTTCGTGGACTTGGTCGTGGGGGCACCGCCGTCACAGGTGCTCGTTTTCCTCGGACCCTTCAACCCTGCCGTCCCTCCGGTACCGGCCGTCGTTTTCACGGCGCCACCCGACGCCACGCAGGCGGAGTTCGGCGCGCGTGTGGCCCTCATCGAGGCCGACGGTGTGCCGGGCCTGGAGGTCGCCATCGCGGCACCGGCCTTCCCCGCAAGCGGGACCCTTGGGGCCGGGGCGGTGTACCTTTACAACGTCAACGCTCCCGCGTTGCCTTTCGCGGTGGTGACCGATCACGATCCCGAGGCGAACGCGGGCTTGGGAGAGGGACTGGCCGTTGTGCCGGTTCGCAACGCGAGCTGCGTGCAGGGCGCCGTTCGCCACATGTTGGTAGCCGGCGCGAACGAAGAAGTGTTCAGCTACTACAAGTTGCCCGGGGCCTTGCCCGACATCCGCTGCTTGACCCCCTAGTATGTAGGGGCGCAGCCGACCTTCGCCTGACACTCTATCGGGCATGACCATGCGGCTTGCCAGCCTTCTTGGCCCCGATCTCGACGAGGAGCTCCTGACCGATCCAGCGCAGCTGGCTGAGTTGGCCGACGAGCTCCACGCCGCGGATCTGTCCGAGCTCATCGCCGAGCTCGAAGACGGGCCTGCGATCAAGCTGCTCACGAACCTGCCCCGCGATGCGGTGGCCGAGGCGCTCGACTCCATGGAGCCGGGCCGCCGGGCCGAGCTGGTTCAGCAGATCGACCGCACCGTGGCGGCCGAGCTGGCCGACCTGATGTCGGCCGACGAGCGCGTCGACCTTCTCCAGGAGTTCGAGGAGGACGTCCGCTCGGACATCCTCTCCCGCATGGACAAAGAGGAGCGGCAGGACGTCCGCGACCTCATCCATTACGGCGAATCATCCGCCGGTGGTCTGATGACCACCGAGTACGTCACATTGTCCCCCGAAGTGACGGTGGAAAAGGCGATCGAGCAGGTCCGGCGCACGGCCGAGGAAAAAGAGACGATCTACGAGGCGTTCGCGGTCGATCCCAACGGCACCCTCGTGGGGGCGGTGTCCTTGCGGGATCTCGTGCTCGCGCCGGCCACGAAGAGAATCTCTGAGATCATGGAGGCCGACGTGGTCTCGGTGCCGGCCGAGATGGACCAGGAAGAGGTTGCGGGCATCTTCCAGCGCTACGACCTCCTGGCCCTGCCGGTAGTGGACGCTCATCACAAGCTGCTCGGCATCGTCACGGTCGACGACGTGGTGCACGTGCTCAAGGAAGAGCAGGCCGAGGACATTCAAAAATTGGGCGCCGTGGCCCCCACGGAAGGTAGCTACTTCGATACGGGCTTTTGGACATACCTGCGGAGCCGGGCGGTGTGGCTGGTGGTGCTGTTCATCGGACAGAGCTTCACCGTGAGCGTACTCAAACACTACGGCACGGTCACGGCAACCGTCGTTGCGCTCACCTTCTTCATTCCCCTCATCATCTCTTCGGGCGGAAACACGGGCAATCAGTCCGCCGCCCTCGTCATCCGCGGGATGGCGCTGGGAGAGTTCGAGCTAGGCGATGCCGTGAAGATCCTGTCGCGCGAGATGCGCATGGGCCTGGCTCTAGGGACCATTCTAGGCGGCCTTGGCATGATCATGGCCACGTTCATCGGCAGCGAAGAGGGATACCGGTTTGCCCTCGCCGTGGGTACCGCCCTCATCGCCTGCGTCACCTTGGGTTCGGTCGTGGGTGCGGGCATGCCGCTCCTGATCAGGCATCTGGGCATGGACCCCGCCGTGGCTTCGGGGCCGTTCATTGCGTCCATGCTCGACGTGATGGGTATCTTCATCTACGTCGAGACGGCCGTGCTGATGCTGGGCCTCCGGCACTGAGCTGCGCAGGCAAATGGCGCCAAGGCCCGGGGCCTGAGGACCTCGCTGGACTTACCCGTTTTTGACCGTGTGAACCAGCGCTTCCACGGTTTCGAGCGGTGTATCGGGGT
Proteins encoded in this window:
- the mgtE gene encoding magnesium transporter; the protein is MTMRLASLLGPDLDEELLTDPAQLAELADELHAADLSELIAELEDGPAIKLLTNLPRDAVAEALDSMEPGRRAELVQQIDRTVAAELADLMSADERVDLLQEFEEDVRSDILSRMDKEERQDVRDLIHYGESSAGGLMTTEYVTLSPEVTVEKAIEQVRRTAEEKETIYEAFAVDPNGTLVGAVSLRDLVLAPATKRISEIMEADVVSVPAEMDQEEVAGIFQRYDLLALPVVDAHHKLLGIVTVDDVVHVLKEEQAEDIQKLGAVAPTEGSYFDTGFWTYLRSRAVWLVVLFIGQSFTVSVLKHYGTVTATVVALTFFIPLIISSGGNTGNQSAALVIRGMALGEFELGDAVKILSREMRMGLALGTILGGLGMIMATFIGSEEGYRFALAVGTALIACVTLGSVVGAGMPLLIRHLGMDPAVASGPFIASMLDVMGIFIYVETAVLMLGLRH
- a CDS encoding PEGA domain-containing protein, whose translation is MIRACSIVGCATLWVAWVVTTAGPVSAQEAGAEGAAAPAASSAPPATAAPVADAELQAAKAEFEEAQRLFIKEQFDGAAAKFVSAYEKKPYAAFLFNAAVAYERSQRWELAIDYFERYLDRNAEAKDKRDVELRLQGLRRVLAASQAQPTPEPGQAPVAPAEVAMLPALETKGLVIIDSKPKGATIYLEDKKNGPLGTTQWEGSLEPRPVKVILESKGFKPETRLIHPRPDKILEVYIALSEEHFLGWVEIASNVAGADVFLDKKEIGAIGRTPYTGHIKPGNHTVWVEKAGYGTVKKEIVVEPGTATTHMIDLEKLSVGWVAVVGKKSRGGKLYVDDKLACTTPCQAEAMPGSHQVRVELAGMEDYEATLEVKQAVQTLVEVQWSPEPPRGRAWTTAVISALFLGGGVYAGLQSQDREKGLKDDIKAGALIDNNDPRVQEGKIWAIGANVAFGISAITGIMSVYNFLRSGPPSQGELDEKNIAITPVGLPGGGGLFATGRF